From the genome of Streptomyces sp. V2I9:
AGGTGCTGGAGTTCCGCCGGGCGGCCGGTCCGCTGACGGGCCCGATGACGCGGCTCGCGGGGGCGGGCGTGCCGTTCGTCCACGCGGACGCGCAGCCGTTCTTCCGGGACGTCGCCGACCACCTGACCCGCGCCAACGAGCAGGTGGAGGGGCTGGACCGGTTGCTCTCGGACATCCTGTCGGCGCATCTGGCGCAGATGGGCGTGCGGCAGAACGACGACATGCGCAAGATCTCCGCCTGGGCGGCCATGGCCGCCGTCCCCACGATGGTGGCGGGCATCTACGGCATGAACTTCGACCACATGCCGGAGCTGCACTGGTCGTGGACCTATCCGGCGGTGGTCGGTCTGATGGGCGTGGCCGTGGTCGGTCTGCACCGGCTGTTCAAGCGGCGCGGCTGGCTCTGAGGGCCCGTGGGTCCGGCGGCCGGGCTCAGGCGTATGCGTGTTCCGGGGCGGCGGGACCGCCCAGCGCGTCGCGCAGCCGCGGCGTCTCCAGGCGCACCATCCGCCGCCAGCCGACCAGGCGCTCGTAGGCGTACACCGCGTGGATGCCCGCGGCGAGCACGGCGGCCTTGGGGCGCGACCAGCCCAGCACGCGGCCCATGTTCGCCATCACCGCGAGGCTGACGTCGCGGTAGATCCGGATCTCGGCCAGGGCGCACTCGCGCATGGTCCGCTGGATGGTCCGCCCGTGCCCGGCGCGGGCGAGGCGCAGCAGTTCCTCGTGGCAGTAGGCGAGGTGGTTGTCCTCGTCGGCGGAGATCATCCTCACCGCGCGCCCGATGTCGGGGTGGTCGGCGAAGTACCGGCGCAGCAGGCGCATCTGCTCGGAGGCGCGCTGCTCGGTGACGCGGCTGTGGGCCAGATAGGTGATGATGTCGCGCTCGGTGAGCCGCTCCTCGCCCCGCAGCCGGGAGTGCGCGAGGCCGATGCCCTCCTGCTCCAGGAGCATCGTGTAGTCGGTCTCCGGCGGGACCTCGACCGGCGGCAGCCCGCGCTTCCTCAGCAGGGCGTTGAAGATCCGGCCGTGCTTGTCCTCGTCGGCGCCGTGCCGGACGATCTTGGGGGCCAGGTCGCGGCTGCCCTCCGGGACGAGGGCGGCGATCCGCGCGTTCTCCCAGCCGCCCTGGGCCTCTCCGCTCGCGGCGATGGAGCAGAAGAGCCGGTAGGACTCGTCGTTGTCCAGAATCTCCTGGAAAAGGGTCTGCGCTGAGAGCATGCCGGCCACCTCCGTACCCGTCGCCCGCCGAGCCGCACTCCGCGGGGCAGTAGTCCGCAGAGAGAGTCAACGGCCCGCCGGGGCGGTCGGCAACCGGAGCGGTCGCCGGCGGCGCGGTCGCGGGCGGCGCGCCCCACGCCGTAACCCCGGCGCGCCCGGCGCGTTGTTCCCGGTGACGGCCGTGGCGGGGAAGACCCCCGAGCCCCCACCACGGCCGTAGTGCTGCTCCGGGAGGATCAGGCGAGGCCGGACCGCTCCAGGGCGTCCGTACCGGCGCGCAGGGCGGTGAGCCGCTCCTCCAGGGTGAAGCCGGCCGGGGCGAGGTTCAGCGTGGTGACCCCGGCGGCGGCGTACGCCTGCATCCGCTCGGCGATCCGCTCGACGGGACCGAGCAGCGCGGTCTGGTCGATCAGCCGGTGCGGCACGGCGGCGGCGGCGCCCGCCTTGTCCCCGTCCAGGTACTTGTCCTGGATCTCGGCGGCCTCCTTCTCGTACCCCATGCGCTGGGCGAGCTGGTTGTAGAAGTTCTGCTTCCGGCTTCCCATGCCGCCGACGTACAGGGCGGTGTAGGGGCGGAACATGTCGGCGAGGCCGGTCACGTCGTCGCCGACCGCCAGCGGCAGCGTCGGGCTGACGTCGAAGCCCTCCATCGTCAGGCCGGCCTTCTCGCGGCCCGCGCGCAGCGGCTGGATCGCGGTCTCCTCCAGGTGCTCGGCCGAGGGGAAGATCAGCAGGGCGCCGTCGGCGATCTCGCCGGTCTGCTCCAGGTTCTTGGGGCCGATCGCGGCGATGTAGAGCGGGATGTGCTCGCGCTGGGGGTGCACGGTGAGCTTGATCGGCTTGCCCGGACCGCCGGGGAGCGGCAGCGTCCAGTGCGCGCCCTCGTACGCCACCCGCTCGCGGGTCATCGCCTTGCGGACGATCTCCACGTACTCGCGGGTGCGGGCCAGCGGCTTGTCGAACTTCACGCCGTACCAGCCCTCGGAGACCTGCGGGCCCGAGACGCCGAGGCCGAGGCGGAAGCGGCCGCCGGAGAGCGAGTCGAGGGTGGCGGCGGTCATCGCCGTCATGGTGGGCTGACGGGCCGGGATCTGCATGATCGCGGAGCCGACGTCGATCGATTCGGTCTGGGCCGCGACCCAGGTCAGCAC
Proteins encoded in this window:
- a CDS encoding ferritin-like domain-containing protein, whose amino-acid sequence is MLSAQTLFQEILDNDESYRLFCSIAASGEAQGGWENARIAALVPEGSRDLAPKIVRHGADEDKHGRIFNALLRKRGLPPVEVPPETDYTMLLEQEGIGLAHSRLRGEERLTERDIITYLAHSRVTEQRASEQMRLLRRYFADHPDIGRAVRMISADEDNHLAYCHEELLRLARAGHGRTIQRTMRECALAEIRIYRDVSLAVMANMGRVLGWSRPKAAVLAAGIHAVYAYERLVGWRRMVRLETPRLRDALGGPAAPEHAYA
- a CDS encoding LLM class F420-dependent oxidoreductase; the protein is MRLGINLGYWGAGMDGDNLAVAQEADRLGYDVCWAAEAYGSDAPTVLTWVAAQTESIDVGSAIMQIPARQPTMTAMTAATLDSLSGGRFRLGLGVSGPQVSEGWYGVKFDKPLARTREYVEIVRKAMTRERVAYEGAHWTLPLPGGPGKPIKLTVHPQREHIPLYIAAIGPKNLEQTGEIADGALLIFPSAEHLEETAIQPLRAGREKAGLTMEGFDVSPTLPLAVGDDVTGLADMFRPYTALYVGGMGSRKQNFYNQLAQRMGYEKEAAEIQDKYLDGDKAGAAAAVPHRLIDQTALLGPVERIAERMQAYAAAGVTTLNLAPAGFTLEERLTALRAGTDALERSGLA